The following proteins come from a genomic window of Spea bombifrons isolate aSpeBom1 chromosome 10, aSpeBom1.2.pri, whole genome shotgun sequence:
- the C10H11orf98 gene encoding uncharacterized protein C11orf98 homolog, which translates to MAPGGKINRPKTDLQKNLFKRRRVLKREKSKKHKVIGAVVDKELITLNHLRKRSSSTRANITLSGKKKRKLLKQIQHLQRESEKMDVELVARPNKRSNVMERQSGSSKQENKPGKKAQDIEMEDVINPLLQGSN; encoded by the exons ATGGCTCCGGGAGGAAAGATTAATCGACCGAAGACG gacCTACAGAAGAATTTGTTTAAGCGGCGGCGTGTTTTAAAGCGTGAGAAAAGCAAGAAGCATAAAGTGATTGGAGCTGTGGTGGACAAAGAACTAATAACATTAAATCACCTCCGGAAGAGATC ATCCAGCACAAGAGCCAACATCACTCTCTctgggaagaagaagagaaaacttCTCAAACAGATACAGCATCTTCAGAGAGAAAGTGAAAAGATGGATG TGGAATTAGTTGCAAGACCTAACAAGCGGAGCAATGTAATGGAacgacagagtggcagcagcaaacaagaaaataaacctGGAAAAAAAGCACAGGACATTGAGATGGAAGATGTAATTAATCCTCTTTTGCAGGGATCTAACTGA